Genomic window (bacterium):
CCGGCTTTTCCGAGCCGTCGGTTTTCACCAGAAACAGGTCGTCCTGGAAACCGTCCAGAAATTTCAAATATGCAACCCATTTATCATCGGGGCTGAATTCGTACCATCCGCTGTACGGCCCCCAGCTAATTTCGCCTTCGTCGAGGACGCGGCTCTTGTGGGATTCTATTTCGAGCCAAACAATCTCGCCGACGCCACGCGTATAAACAACCGATTTGCCGTCTCGGCTGAACTTCGGCCACGAATCGTCCTTCGGACTGTCGGTCAGCCGCGTTTCCGACATGGTGCGCAAATCTGCGATGTACAAGTCCTGCTGGCCGCCGTTCCGGTCGCTCGCGTAAACCAGCTTGTCGCTGTTCGGATGCCACCAGATCTGCCACTCACGCGCCGGATCCGACGTTACTCGCCTCGATTTTTCGATAATCCTGTCGGGCTTAGTGCCGGGCGCGAACGCGTCTTCGGTGTAAACGACATAGATGTCGCCGCGCGCGACAAATGCGACGTACTTGCCGTTCGGCGACACCTTGAATTCGTCGGTAGTGCGGTAAACGTCCTTGAAAAGCAAATTCTCCTTTTCGTCGGAGCTTATCGTTATCCTAATTTCAGACGCCGGGCCGCCGGCAGGATCCTGGCGGTAAAGTCTTCCTGCATTCTCGTATACAAGAATGCGCCCGTCCGCGCTGACCGACGGCGAGGTTGCCCCGTCCTCTCCCACATCCGTCACCTTAACGGCGTCTCCTCCTCCCAGCGGCATCCTGTATATGTCGAAAACACCGCCCCTGTCGCTGGCGAAATACACGAATCCGCCGCCAACCGCAGGATAATAGTCGTTTCCGTCGTAATTGGTCAGCCTTTTCGATTTAAGCGACTCTCTGTCGAGCAACCAAAGCTCGTAATTGCCGCTTCCCTTGTAGCCTTTCCTGTACCACTCCGCTGTCCCCCGCGCGTAAACCACATCGCCTTCTTCCGTATAGCAAGAATAGCTTGTGTCCATATCGTCCAAGGTCAACGGCGCGGCGAGTCCCCCGTGGTCGGGCACCTCCAACAACTGGAATCCACGCCAGTTGCGGAAGCTGTAAAAAAGCACCTTTCCGCCTTTGCTCCATCCGCTGACGTAATCGTTGGCGTCGTGGTAGGTCAATCGCACCGGAGCGCCGCCGGCGGCGGGCATCGTGTACACGTCGTAATTGCCGCGGCGGTTGCTGCAAAACGCGATTTTGGTGCCGTCCGGCGACCAGACTCCGTTCCGCTCGTACGCCGTGTTGTCGGTCAGCCGCTTCGCCTCCCCCCCCGTTGTCGGGACTGTCCACAGGTCGCCGTTGTAGCTGAATAAAACCTTTGTTCCGTCGGGCGACACCTGGGGAAGTCGCGCCCCAAGAACTTCAACTGCACCCGCGTTAAACGGAACAGCCGCAATAAACGCGATAACAAATGAAGCGACAATTGATCGGAAAAAAGTCATTTCAACACTTCCAGTAAAATTCAATGACCATCAAAGCATTTACATGCGGAACAAGAAAATCAAGTCAATTCTGATGGCCCGGCTAAAGCAAGGTAAAGCGGAATCGAGCCTAGCCTTTTGATTCTGCGCCGGAATCTTTCGACTTAGAACCGCCGAACAGGTTGCCGACAAAGGACAAGCCCAGCTGGTACTCGGTCGCGGACAAGTCGCTGTCGCTGTCGCTGTGCAAGCCGTAGCCCGCGGTTACCTCCAGCCAGGGCGTCACCATGTAGCATAGACCAACGTTTACATGCGTCACGCGCGTAGCTGAAAAACTCGTTTGTCGGAAGTTGTAGATGTCTAGAGAGCCGTCGAGGTACATCCTAAGCTTATCTCTTTCGGGCAGGATGTCGTAATCGAGTCCGGCCCCGAGCGTGTTCATCGTACCGGATAACAGATCGCCGGTGAAACGGCCGGTGGAAAAATATGTGTGAGTCGCGAGCTGCGGATTCAAATATGCGGAATAAGACAGATAGCCCGTAAGCATCCGCAGGTCGTCGTCGTTGTCCTCACGCGACAGCGTTGAATCTTGGTGGCTCACTCCGACGGTGAACGCGTTCGGAAGCTTGTCCGCGGGGATCGGGCCCGGCTCCGGCCGCGGCGAACCCGACAGGTTTATTCTTACGTCGGTCTCCCAAAGATCCGCGGTGATGGTGTCGTCCCAGAACGGCACAACTATCGCCCTTCCGTTGTTTGTGTCGTTCTGCCACAGGCGAAGGCTGACCTGTACCTTGTCGGTCAGTCCGTAGTCAAGTTTGAATCCGGACGACTCGATGCTTCCCTGGCTGGCGATGCTGTCCTCCTCGAACGAGCGGCGCAAATAGGAGAACGAAAGCCATTTTTCAGGCAGTAGAAAAGCCTCCGGAATGCCGCGCCTGGACGGATGCGTGAACGCAAGCGGCGGTGGCGGAATCTTTGCGACCTCGGCTTCCTCCAACACGGCCGCGACCGGCTCTTCTGCCGCGGTTTCCTCCGCCGGGATTTCCTGGGCGGGCTGCGCATTTTCCGCTGGCGGTTCTTCGGGCTGCGCCTGCTCTTGCTCCGGAGGCGCGGATTCCCCTTCTTCGCCTTCCTGCGCGAATGCAGGATTTCCACCCATCAAAGCGCGAATCTGCCCCGCCTCGGTGACAAACTCGATACCGAGAGCCGAAAATAAAAGCACAGATAAAACGCAAAGGGCGAGCCGGACGCACGGTTCCATCCGCCTTCGAGACATCATTGGCCGCTCCGGGAAATGAAGGTGGGCGATTATATCAAAAGAGGGTAAAATGGCTTTGTTGACCGAATACATCCTGTCATCGGAAGATTTTTCCAAGCCGCGCGGCCGGGATTACGGCATCGAAAATCCGAGGCTTGTCCTGTTCGGCCCGGCTCCCGACCGCGCCGTCCGGCTGACAGTGCTCGAATCACCCGAAAGCCTGGTTGAAGCGGAAATAAGGGCTGGCTGGCTGGGCGCGAACGAAATTACTTGTTTCGTCACCAACAACACTTCCTGGATAGTCGGCGCTATGCCCGTTTCGGAACTAATGCGACCCAGAATTTTGGTTCCGGAAGAC
Coding sequences:
- a CDS encoding DUF2007 domain-containing protein, coding for MALLTEYILSSEDFSKPRGRDYGIENPRLVLFGPAPDRAVRLTVLESPESLVEAEIRAGWLGANEITCFVTNNTSWIVGAMPVSELMRPRILVPEDRLEEARELLEVLEAGGNLSLAEAEYLNEE